Within Plasmodium coatneyi strain Hackeri chromosome 14, complete sequence, the genomic segment AAATCATCCGCACATTAATGCAACAATAACAACCCCTTTTTGCAGGTCCCCATAAGAGCCCCCTCCTTCGGAGACAGGCGCAAGGACTACCTAAAAGATCTATGTATCGTGACGAACAGCAAATACATAAGCGCGGATGTGGGATTAGACCTAAACAACCTTCACAACAATATGAGTTCCTTCGATAACAACTACCTCACCCTCCTGGGAAGCGCAAACACACTCATTGTGAAGAAAGATAGAACCAGTCTAATCACGAAAGAGGAGTACAAAAACCAGATAGACGACAGGATTAAGGTTTTGAAGAAGGAGCTCGAAGAAACGACGTCCAAATATgacaaggaaaaattaaacgagAGAATAGCTGCCTTGTCAGGTGGTATTGCCAAAATATTAATAGGAGGAAATACAGAAACGGAACAAAAGGAGAGGAAGTTTAAATACGAAGATGCGACGAATGCAGTGAAGAGCGCAATCGACATTGGATACGTCCCAGGAGGAGGAGTCACTTATCTGGAAATAATCAAATCGAACTTCATAAATGAGATACACAAGAAAATTGAAGAGGAACTTCAAAACACAGGGAACCAAGAGGATAAAAAGTATCTAGATCTAGTGGGTAATTTAGAATCCGAAATGGAGCTCCGAAAAATGGGTGCAAACATAGTAGTCAGCAGCTTAGATGTAATTACCAAACAAATAGCTGACAACGCAGGAGTGAATGGAGAAAACGTCGTGAAgattattttaaattcaaAAGACAAATACGGATTTGGATACGATGTGAATACAAACAAATTTGTGAATATGGTGGAGAATGGAATTATCGACAGCACTAATGTGATCATAAgtgttattaaaaatagcTGTAGTATAGCAAGTATGGTTTTGACCACCGAGTGCATGATGGTGGACAGTGAGAAGAAGGACAAGGGAATCCTCGATTCGAGCATCAACTCGCCCAACTACCTGCAGAAGCATAGACGGGCTGGAGGATACAGCAGAAAACTAGACCATATGGACGATGACGAGGATGAGGACGATCTGGAggatgaagatgatgaagaggatgaggatgatgaggaggatgagGAAGACGACGAGGATGACGACGGCGATgaggatgaggaggaagacgacgGGTACAACTACGATGAGTAGGaagtgtgtatgtgtgtgtgtggagggATCAGAACGGTGGCTGAAACCGAAGCAAGTGGGAAGCAGACACACATGGTTGCCACAACAGAGAGATCGAAAAAATTAGCAGAACGGACGTGAACGTGAACGTGGCACCTTTGTCTCCCCCGTAAGCAGTTTATTTCCcctgtcaattttttttttttttttttttttttttgaccccTTTAATAAGTAAATGTGTGTGCACGCGCACGCGTAATTGTTCTAGCACTTTTGCATGGCGTGGCCATgtacctttttattttttaagatAATTAATCTATCCTGCATTATTCCTTGCGTTTAATTCACTCGGTCACGCGTATAACAGCGCGCTGTTTTATCAACCCCGCCGGCCATTCGGGGCGGTATGAATCTCAAAACGGGAAAATTCCACGGCGAATTTGAGCCATCCAAacttgcttttcttttttttaattcacttTTCTTGACTCGATTAGCGCAGCGACGCGAGCGCCCGCAGACCCATTCTATATCGACCAGCGAAACAGCAGCATGTTCTAACCATACGAACGTTGCGTGTCGTGTGTCACTTGTCGAGCATGACCTGTTCGCATACCGCGGCACCCATGTGTATGCCCTCTTACCCCCGAACTGCAGAACGACGCGAGGGAGCAAGTCGCCCCATTTTTGTATGAACCGTTCAGCcaaaattgagaaaaaaaaaaaaaaaaaaaaaaaaaaaaaaatagccatttTGTTGAAAAGCACAAAATTTGGCTGACTATTCttcaggcattttttttttttttttaaacattttgaaattttgagAAAATGCAGAATGGGGATATGTGTAAGGAACGATGAAACTCCGCCGTTTGGTTCGATTTGCGGTTCCTTTCGTGGTTCCCTTCCCCAGCggccttctccttttttcgtaCCTCTGAAATGCGCCTCTTCTTTGCTCTGCACACCTTCCTAATAGCCGCCTTTTCCACGCAACTTGGGCGCTGCTACAGCGGTCTTAACCCCCCTCACCACTGCATAAGTAATTTCACGCTGTCAAAACTGAGCAACAGTTACCacgtaaaaaatgacataatCAATTATGGCAGAtttaaatatgtgtacactatTAAGAATCACCCCATCCACCATGTAACGACGAGGATCCTTGATCACCTGAAAAGGGAGTCTTCCTTCTGGGTAGTTTACAGCAAGTGCCCACTGTACCAAAAGAATTTATGCTTTAATGATATTTTGATTAAGAACACAAATGATACCACATCTGCGAGGAATAACTTTTACTTTTCGGACTCCCTTTTGTACATCCCCCAGGCGACGTCTCTCTTTCCCCATGTTTGTCACTTGCTAAGGGGGGAGCAAAAGGGGAGGCACGTTCCACATTGTGGGGGGACACCAAATGGGGGCATACCCACGAACCAAACAGTGATACAAAGTGAATGCACTGTCGAAGAAGCAACGAATGAGGAAGTGCCCCGTCTGTCCTTGCGTGAGCATTGCCAAAATGGGGACATCGAAAAAGATGCAGAGCAAAACGAACAAACTGCAGAGGGAGAGTACCACAACGCGCCGTCACAGCCAGACCGCGGCACAGACAACATCCTCATCATCTCGAACGTTTTCAGAAAAGACAATATTGACAAATTgcactttccattttttaaccaaatggatatatatataaaaataaaaaacgaacTGATAGGTAAGAAGAAACAGCTCCTGTACTTTCTCTGTTCACTGCTAGACTCACTCTTTGGCAAGACACATAAATGGAGGATAAAGAAAGACTCCTTCGATTTTACCAGGAATTCGTTGCAAGCAGAAGTTTATCACAACGGCAAATGGGTTGAAATTTTGGGTTGTGGAAtcttaaaggaaaaaattctcttTCGAAAATGGAAGCAGTATGATGTGGGTGATTACTTAGCCATAGGGTTAGGGTTGGATAGAATAGCCATGATAGTGTGGGAGGTCAACAGGATACGGGACctatatttgtacattacGAACACGGCAGGGAATACtttattaacaaaaaaaacgaacacagaggggggggaaaaagacacggttgaaaatattattgGGCATGATGACATTCCAGGGGGAGACACAAATGGAGATGCATCAGTTCGAACAAGTGGAGATGTATCTGTTCAAACGAATGGAGATGTATCTGTTCAAACAAATGGGCCAGCATCCCTGAGGGAAGAACCCGTCGGTGATGAAAACATCCTAGTAGATTCCCCCAAGTTGGAGGGAACCCATTTGAGGAACGCATTACTGAACCATTTGTCGAGGAAAAGGGATCCAAATCGACCAAAGAGCGATTTCTTTctgtactttttaaatttatataatatacgACACGAGGAGAGAGATGTTTCCTTTTATGTTAACTCAGAGTGGGACACGGAGCTCTTCACAAAAAcggttcttcattttgcaccCCCTGTGGGAGGCAATCGTTTGCTCAGGCGGGTTCTACTTCTAGATGTGTTCACCCATAAAGGCTCCAGAAGGACCAGTTACACGTACAAGTTTCTGTACGCCGCGCCGGCAAGCATACGGGTAGGACAGGCGATACAACGCGACACTACTTGGCATAACTCACTACTGTAACCGTTCGTGATGCATACACAAATCGCCTTcgttttcccctcctccttcttcagaATCAGCAGACCTTCAGAGGCTTCGTGAAGGAGCTGCACGAACAGTTGGTGCGCGAGATCGTTCGCATGTTTAACGTGAATATTCGATGAACTCCCTGGGGTGGCATCTGGGTAGTGACATGACACAGACGTTACCTCCTTTGTTTGCTCATTTCCCCACGCTACTCATTCCCTTTATGTTGCCCTCTCCCCGCCGCACGAGGGGATACTTGGCAAAATCccagaagaagagaaactGCTCCAGCCCGCCGAAAATTAAGTACGTCCGCCGTTTGGTGGAACAGTAAAAAAACTTCATGCTCAGGATGCTTCCTACTTTGTTTAAGTGTTCGAAGTGGTAAAAGCTGAGGAATTGGGCGATCCGCTCGGCTTCTAGACTTGTTCCGTTCAGGGTGTTGTTTGTGGTGCCGCCCCCTTCGTTCTGGTCTTCCCCCATGCGTATCTTATACACAAGAATCTCCTTCCGCTTGGTAAAAACAGCCAAGTACGTTTCTTCCCCCACGCAGAGAAAATCGAAAAGAACTATCTTAAACGTTTCTGCCGTATCCACCTTCGTGAACAGTAAATTTTCAGCATGAGCATCCGCATCCCCCCCTTGGGCGAACTCAGGAAAGAGGGAAAGCGCGTTCCTCAGGGAGGTAAAATAAACAGACGTGTTGGAGTGAATGAAGAGGTACCCATCGCCCAGGTAAAAGCGGACAATGCGGTCATCTACATTTATCCTTCGCAATGAAAACGTGAAATGCTGGTCAAAGATTAgaagcatatttttttctgaaaaaataaaaacgtagcatatttttccataaatCGTAGATTTgagaaaattcttttttccacaaaATTCGGGCATTGCCTTTTTCAAATAATCCTTTAAGTCTGTCACATGGCTAGTCAGGACGTTGTAAAGAAACAGCGTGTCTTCATTCAGCACTACCAGGTGTGTATCGTAAGGGCTGTTCTGTATAAGATGTGCCATGTGTGTGTTGATCCGGGtattttcgtcctttttcttattttttcctcctccatttggAGTTATTCCCCCTGTCCATTCATCTGTGAACTGATTAATCGTGAGAGGGTCCCCAACGGTGAGGTCATCACCGCCAGGAGCAAAATCGACCACCTCCATTTGCTTCCTTGTACTAAACCAACATAAAGAAAAgactttcccattttctcGTATAGGCGGAACGATTACACTTCTCCTTTGAGTATCCaccaaggagaaaaaaccAAACTGCAGTTTCTTGTTTACAAAAGCTACGAGTGGTAGGTATGGGTGATTTGTCATATACGTGCAGACGCTCATCCGGTCGGAGTAGAACGGCTTCGTGAGGAACACATTACCGTTTCGATCGTTGCgattgttgttattgttgccGGTGTCCTTGTtgtcccctttcttttttacctccAAACAGtacacattttcatttccgagggaaaaaataacgttGGTTCGAAGGCAAAGAATATGATAAACCCACACAGACAGGGTAAAAACTTTGTATACGTTTTTTTGCTTGCTTAGTTGGAACAGGCAGAGGAATTTCTCCGCGTCGTACACGTAGGCGTAGTCTTCTCCGTTCAGGATGCACATGGATAAATAAAAGATTCTCTTACATCTGGGGTCATATTTATGGGTAATCTGTTTTTGCTTCAAATTATACCTGTGGATGATTCCCTTATCCCCGCTGGTTATGTAGAGATCGTTGTCCCTTCCGAAGCAAATGCAGGTGTGGCTCTTTTGCTGCTTGGAGTTCTGTGGGTTATTCCCACTGTGCTGAACTTGGGTTGCGCTCCCTTGGACGATGTGTTCTTTCGTGTTA encodes:
- a CDS encoding Chaperonin cpn60, with the protein product MNVRPAVVLLVVALLGCLLKCGQSVKRKRGLSGKRRGLLSKRLRYINSKLISRRKENYVKVKMTENKVKGKDIIYGNECRNELLRGILTVSDVVKLTLGPRGRNVLLEKEYGSPLIINDGVTIAKNISLKDRKKNNGVKLMQESTNISNDKAGDGTSSTALMTATITRKGIDQVNKNHNPIPIQRGIQLASKMIIEKIKSLSTPIKTYKDILNIATIASNNDTHMGSIIANAYDKLGKNAAIILDDNADINDKLEFTEGYNFDRGIINPYLLYNENKDHIEYNNVSTLITDQNIDNIQSILPILEIFAKNKQPLCIIADDFSNEVLQTLIINKLKGAIKVVPIRAPSFGDRRKDYLKDLCIVTNSKYISADVGLDLNNLHNNMSSFDNNYLTLLGSANTLIVKKDRTSLITKEEYKNQIDDRIKVLKKELEETTSKYDKEKLNERIAALSGGIAKILIGGNTETEQKERKFKYEDATNAVKSAIDIGYVPGGGVTYLEIIKSNFINEIHKKIEEELQNTGNQEDKKYLDLVGNLESEMELRKMGANIVVSSLDVITKQIADNAGVNGENVVKIILNSKDKYGFGYDVNTNKFVNMVENGIIDSTNVIISVIKNSCSIASMVLTTECMMVDSEKKDKGILDSSINSPNYLQKHRRAGGYSRKLDHMDDDEDEDDLEDEDDEEDEDDEEDEEDDEDDDGDEDEEEDDGYNYDE